A region of Lathamus discolor isolate bLatDis1 chromosome 14, bLatDis1.hap1, whole genome shotgun sequence DNA encodes the following proteins:
- the LOC136021946 gene encoding C-C motif chemokine 3-like — protein sequence MKVSAAALVALLLVAACSPSEAHLDAVPTTCCFTYHQRPIPRRLITSAYITSSSCSQPGVIMVTKKELCTDPRAGWVQAQVQHFQSLKN from the exons ATGAAGGTCTCCGCAGCCGCTCTGGTCGCTCTCCTCCTCGTGGCCGCCTGCTCCCCATCTGAGGCCCATCTCG ATGCTGTCCCCACCACGTGCTGCTTCACCTACCACCAGCGCCCCATCCCGCGGCGCCTCATCACCTCTGCCTAtatcaccagcagcagctgcagccagccgggagtgat catggtcaccaagaaggagctgtgcacagacccccgggcgggctgggtgcaggcacaggtgcagcacttccagagcctgaagaactga
- the LOC136022121 gene encoding uncharacterized protein LOC136022121 — MLGQKPNLSKRIREMRASIALQGLARTFYSKPEEERFNENRELLPQLREAVQEDTRVLGRVRKHELTLSEACAAEQPLGIALASKTVEDPSVSSVSSLSGTFAAAELLSRQGSEQPGKCSHPTQVAQEKLRAEIYGRVNTCNMLLYQVKQRSRAKEQLQRRLQQLQDVRMDEKQHQAQVPGPLAGVAAPVGGFSQACSPGWAPVSAHGLTPCPQPSLPQVVRTLESSIEKTQTKVHAGQKVTALYVAVRDALRKVSSSSLRRALSRSPCKGPEVPKGLCWWDTLLQELLLLPPIFCPSTGHPWDSVGCGSPCPRSWPTCLCTWTC, encoded by the exons aTGCTGGGCCAGAAGCCAAACCTCAGCAAGCGCATCCGTGAGATGCGGGCCAGCATAGCCCTGCAAG GGCTAGCGAGGACGTTTTACTCCAAgccagaggaagaaaggttCAATGAGAAccgggagctgctgccccagctgcgAGAGGCGGTGCAGGAGGATACCCGTGTCCTGGGCCGTGTGCGGAAG CATGAGCTCACCCTCTCTGAGGCTTGCGCAGCGGAGCAGCCCTTGGGCATTGCTTTGGCCAGTAAGACGGTGGAG GACCCATCAGTGTCCTCCGTTAGCTCCCTGAGCGGGACCTTTGCCGCAGCAGAGCTCCTGTCCCGCCAAGGGAGCGAGCAG CCTGGCAAATGCTCACATCCCACGCAGGTGGCCCAGGAGAAGCTGCGGGCCGAAATCTATGGCCGGGTGAACACGTGCAACATGCTGCTGTACCAGGTGAAGCAGCGGAGCCGGgccaaggagcagctgcagaggcggctgcagcagctgcaggatgtgCGGATGGACGAgaagcagcaccaggcacaggtCCCAGGGCCCCTTGCTGGGGTGGCAGCACCCGTGGGGGGGTTCAGTCAagcctgcagccctgggtgGGCGCCGGTCTCAGCACATGGGCTCACCCCTTGTCCCCAACCATCTCTGCCCCAGGTGGTTCGGACGCTGGAGAGCAGCATTGAGAAGACGCAGACAAAAGTCCACGCTGGGCAGAAGGTGACTGCCCTGTACGTGGCGGTGCGGGATGCCCTGAGGAAGGTGAGCTCATCCTCACTGCGCCGTGCTCTCAGCCGCTCCCCCTGCAAAGGCCCTGAAGTGcccaaggggctgtgctggtgggacaccctcctgcaggagctcctcctgctcccccccatcttctgtcccagcacagggcaccCCTGGGACTCAGTGGGCTGTGGCTCCCCGTGTCCCAGGAGCTGGCCCACCTGCCTCTGCACCTGGACGTGCTGA
- the LOC136021972 gene encoding vitamin K epoxide reductase complex subunit 1-like — MAARAALCVPGAALSLYALHVERARAQGPGYCARWDLAEAVSCTRVIASRWGHGLGLVEPLLGRDSAASVPSGAVGVVFCLLQGVLGPVRGRGASAVLLASALASALASLWLAAILAFALHDLCPVCLSTYGLNLLLLRLNLRRWRQRPQTH, encoded by the coding sequence ATGGCGGCGCGCGCGGCGCTGTGCGTGCCCGGGGCGGCGCTCTCCCTGTACGCGCTCCATGTGGAGCGGGCGCGCGCGCAGGGCCCCGGGTACTGCGCACGCTGGGACCTGGCCGAGGCGGTGTCGTGCACGCGCGTGATCGCGTCCCGGTGGGGGCATGgcctggggctggtggagccACTGCTGGGCCGGGACAGCGCCGCCAGCGTCCCCAGTGGGGCCGTGGGGGTCGTGTTCTGCCTCCTGCAAGGGGTTCTGGGGCCCGTGCGTGGCCGCGGGGCCTCTGCGGTGCTGCTGGCGTCGGCGCTGGCGTCGGCGCTGGCGTCGCTGTGGCTGGCGGCCATCTTGGCCTTCGCCCTGCATGACCTCTGCCCCGTCTGCCTCAGCACCTACGGCCTcaacctgctcctgctgcgCCTCAACCTGCGCCGCTGGCGCCAGCGCCCCCAAACCCACTGA
- the LOC136022122 gene encoding coiled-coil domain-containing protein 183-like, with protein MLGQKPNLSKRIREMRASIALQGLARTFYSKPEEEKFNENRELLPQLREAVQEDTRVLGRVRKHELTLSEACAAEQPLGIALASKTVEVAQEKLRAEIYGRVNTCNMLLYQVKQRSRAKEQLQRRLQQLQDVRMDEKQHQAQVPGPLAGVAAPVVRTLESSIEKTQTKVHAGQKVTALYVAVRDALRKELAHLPLHLDVLSETAELQHGEVEDMELRASHGLRAARVAKEHKARMEAQFRAERELKARTLAARKERVDRRWLKEAEERLLKAQARHDVARDLLSLPEQDPLVAAKPEATKSRLERDAWLTEKMEKAKAAVQCSCLWGYLPSSVPRAPQGPSCAGRDGTAVLHDTNLQRFLWFLGQKPPQDRGPDPDVPGRLLAQQKSLAALEQYLRGRQEKQQELKKALKELEMQRDELKFRQPADTSRGLEEELRTRLQWEEARLAERRAQLLRSQETLLDFANGLDSLWGRLRGITVPGQEHSVKAVGAHEKLQQCEQKLQYLVQRVAHLPPCSHSEDDEVPGGSIPAALSGDPHRLSRVAQPKPSSQLEDGGARGRSHGAAQAPVALGSTFVKVRQLLEKTLLNEPQNQKVSLEDVCMRVQDDSDFGDNQSGLVLSREDIKKQGLRLIESKKKSKRK; from the exons aTGCTGGGCCAGAAGCCAAACCTCAGCAAGCGCATCCGTGAGATGCGGGCCAGCATAGCCCTGCAAG GGCTAGCGAGGACGTTTTACTCCaagccagaggaagaaaagttcAATGAGAAccgggagctgctgccccagctgcgAGAGGCGGTGCAGGAGGATACCCGTGTCCTGGGCCGTGTGCGGAAG CATGAGCTCACCCTCTCTGAGGCTTGCGCAGCGGAGCAGCCCTTGGGCATTGCTTTGGCCAGTAAGACGGTGGAG GTGGCCCAGGAGAAGCTGCGGGCCGAAATCTATGGCCGGGTGAACACGTGCAACATGCTGCTGTACCAGGTGAAGCAGCGGAGCCGGgccaaggagcagctgcagaggcggctgcagcagctgcaggatgtgCGGATGGACGAgaagcagcaccaggcacaggtCCCAGGGCCCCTTGCTGGGGTGGCAGCACCC GTGGTTCGGACGCTGGAGAGCAGCATTGAGAAGACGCAGACAAAAGTCCACGCTGGGCAGAAGGTGACTGCCCTGTACGTGGCGGTGCGGGATGCCCTGAGGAAG GAGCTGGCCCACCTGCCTCTGCACCTGGACGTGCTGAGTGAGACGGCCGAGCTGCAGCACGGGGAGGTGGAAGACATGGAGCTCAGGGCCTCGCATGGTCTCAGAGCTGCTCGTGTAGCCAAG gagcaCAAGGCCAGGATGGAAGCCCAGTTCCGTGCCGAGAGAGAGCTCAAGGCCCGCACCCTGGCTGCTCGGAAAGAGCGCGTAGACAGACGCTGGctcaaggaagcagaagaaaggcttcTGAAAGCG CAAGCCAGGCATGACGTCGCCAGGGACTTGCTGAGCCTGCCCGAGCAGGACCCGCTGGTGG CTGCCAAACCGGAGGCCACCAAGTCCCGGCTGGAGCGTGACGCCTGGCTGACggagaagatggagaaggcCAAGGCTGCGGTGCAGTGCTCCTGCCTCTGG GGTTATCTGCCCTCCTCTGTCCCCAGAGCCCCCCAGGGCCCCTCTTGTGCAGGCAGGGACGGAACTGCTGTGCTCCACGACACGAACTTGCAGCGGTTCCTGTGGTTCCTGGGGCAGAAACCTCCCCAGGACCGCGGCCCAGATCCT GACGTCCCCGgcaggctcctggcacagcagaaGTCCCTGGCGGCACTCGAACAGTACCTCAGAGGGcgccaggagaagcagcaggagctgaagaaggcactgaaggagctggagatgcaGCGGGATGAGCTGAAGTTTCGCCAGCCCGCAGACACAAGCAG ggggctggaggaggagctgagGACGAGGCTGCAGTGGGAGGAGGCTCGGCTGGCAGAGAGGCGAGCgcagctgctgaggagccaGGAGACGCTGCTGGACTTTGCAAACGGACTCGACAGCCTCTGGGGCCGTCTGCGGGGCATCACCGTGCCTGGCCAG GAGCATTCTGTCAAGGCCGTGGGAGCGCACGAGAAGctccagcagtgtgagcagaagctgcagtacctggtgcagcgggtggctcacctgcccccctgcagccacagcgaGGACGATGAGGTGCCCgggggctccatccctgctgcgcTCTCTGGGGACCCACACAGGCTTTCCCGGGTGGCCCAGCCCAAGCCATCCTCCCAGCTGGAGGATGGAGGTGCTCGAGGGAGGAGCCACGGAGCAGCTCAGGCCCCGGTGGCCCTGGGCTCT ACTTTTGTGAAggtcaggcagctgctggagaaaacCCTCCTGAACGAGCCGCAGAACCAGAAGGTTTCCTTGGAGGACGTGTGCATGAGGGTCCAAG ACGATTCTGATTTTGGGGACAACCAGAGCGGCCTTGTCCTCAGCAGAGAAGACATCAAGAAGCAAGGGCTGCGGCTGATcgaaagcaagaagaaaagcaagaggaagtaG
- the LOC136022008 gene encoding C-C motif chemokine 26-like, which translates to MKVSSLALLTLLLAALWTGSQGISFRSPYSACCYKDMFIHQKIPALLIKSYQETPSHCSHRAVRVELRNGKRFCVDQHWFQQHQRQKQSARTSA; encoded by the exons ATGAAGGTCTCCTCCTTGGCCCTGCtcaccctgctgctggcagctctcTGGACTGGAAGCCAGGGTATATCCT TCCGCAGCCCCTATAGCGCTTGCTGCTACAAGGACATGTTCATCCATCAGAAAATCCCTGCCCTCCTCATCAAGAGCTACCAGGAGACaccttcccactgctcccacagggctGTGCG CGTGGAGCTGCGGAATGGGAAGAGGTTCTGCGTGGACCAGCACTGgttccagcagcaccagcggcAGAAGCAGTCAGCCCGCACCTCCGCGTGA
- the LOC136021894 gene encoding C-C motif chemokine 4-like: MAKAATGLCALLLLAVLCCQSPAQRAPAVPAKCCFNFQMRRIKRDNIVACYPTSPECPHKAVIFRVRSGKEICTQASRAWVKKYQQSFPVSSFSIPS, translated from the exons ATGGCGAAGGCAGCCACGGGGCTCTGCGCCCTCCTCCTGCTcgctgtgctgtgctgccagaGCCCGGCACAGA GAGCCCCAGCTGTGCCGGCCAAGTGCTGCTTCAACTTCCAGATGAGAAGGATCAAGAGGGACAACATCGTTGCTTGCTACCCCACCAGCCCCGAGTGCCCGCACAAGGCTGTGAT CTTCAGGGTGAGGAGCGGGAAGGAGATCTGCACCCAGGCAAGCAGGGCCTGGGTAAAGAAGTACCAGCAGAGCTTCCCGGTCAGCTCCTTCTCCATTCCCAGCTAG